The sequence below is a genomic window from Aspergillus nidulans FGSC A4 chromosome V.
CCAGTCAAGCCGGTCCCGATTATAGCCACTCGTTTTTTGGGAAGATTATTGGCAATTGGGCCTGACGGTGGGGGACCAGGTGCAAAGATCCAATTGAGGATATTCTGAAATATCACGTAAAAGAAGGTGAATGTCTGAAGGAAAGGCTGCCTGGCAAAGGTCGAAAGAGAAGACTGGGAGCTGGACTTGGGCATGATGAATTTACATGCGATTATGGCCTGCAAGGTGGGCAGCGGTAGGTAATAAGTCTCTGCGAGAATTATACGGCTCTCGCTTGATATTGGTTTCGAAGAAGAATCTGAGAGAACAAGAAAGCTATGCTTTTTGAAGTGTTGGATGGGGCAGGATGTTGCACTTTGTATGACGTATTGGCGAATTTTCACATGTAATTACGTTGACCTAGTTCAAGGTACAGTCTCCATAGTGTTTCAAAAGACGCATCTGGATTCTTGTTTATTGAACTGTACCTTGTCAGGACGTCTGACGTGATCTAAGTCGTACGTTAAATGCCGTCAATCTGTCAACCTGATACTCTAGTTCCCGGTTGATGTATACTCGgctggagatatatatagagTACTCTGTGACTGAAGCGTGGCCTGATCGACTTCAGCACAATAGGCTGGATAGTCCCCCGCAGCTTTTAGAAAAGCCGTCCGAAGCGGGCAGCCACAGGGTAAACTGATAAACGCAACCAAaaaaacgaagaagatgtGTACTCCTGAATAGATAATGGGCTTTGAAAACAATCCTTAGCATTCTGTAGAAACAGTCCAAATTAGGACTAGCGCCCCTCACGCGGAGGTGGTGCTGCGGGCTTCAATGAACGAGAACTCTACTCTCCCGACCACGAGCTATTCCTTCACCAACTACGTTCCACCATTGCCTAGACAACCTTTCCTACTTCACAGGACACAAGTGGGCTTTGCTAGATATGCTCGAGCTTCAATGATCTCGCTATTCAGGCTATCCGCGCAGTGATTGCAGCCTCTATGCTTTTCGCTTGGTTTCGTCTATCCTCGCCATTCCGCCGACGCGCCTCTTACGGATAGCACAATGGCTTTTCAGGGCACACCTGTCCTTGACCGGTTTCTTACTTCGCTGGCCGAAATAGTGCGCGACCGGGATGGCGCAAAGCTCCAAGACTTCTTGCAAATTGAACCACCGCTGCCCGACGTGTACAGACAGATGGTCGATGAGTTGCGACAACACTACGCGAATGGATCAACAAAAGAAGCAGAGTTGCTTCGGCGGTGCGAAGGACTTGTCCCCAAGTCCAAAGGGAGTAGCGCGTGGACGGCTTTCCCGACATTCATGAAGCTTtacttctgcttcttgcgcGATGTCAATGTCGATAATCTGCTCGAGACTTATGATATGTTGAAAATGCTGCTCAAGTAAGTTTGCGCCTTGCACTCCCTGCGCTCCTTTGAAAGTTGTTCGCCACTGACCTAAATTTGTTGAATTCTATAGTCAGTGCGTAATGGCACTCGGTGACAGCCAATTCGGTATCGTTGTTTTGCCCACGGTATTATACCTCTCCAAGGTATTGGCGAAGCTGGCCATGGGCTTGGACCGCCGACCTGAACTAATTGCCCATCTCCTGAGACTTGAGGGAGGCGCCGATCAAGACGAGAGTACAGAGAAGGTTACATTAGTGGAAAAGTCTGCGAATGTGGTTCGAGAAGCGTTCATCAAGTGCCTCACCGACCGCAGTGGTACACCCGGGGTTCATGGAAAGCCGGAGGGCAAAAGGGTCGGGATTTATCTCATGGCTAATCTGTGCCTTAAGCTGCTCTTTCAGGTAGTACTGGGATTCTTCGTGTTCTATCGATGAATAGCTGACACTGCTATAGTGCGGAAAACTTAGAAACGCCGAGCAAATGTTCGCAAGTATCTCTGCGCAGTCTCCCCCACTGAAACACTTCCCTGCTTCCCAGAGGGTAACCTACCTCTATTACCTTGGACGATACCTGTTCTCAAACAACCTATTCTTCCCCGCACAGATCGCACTACAATCGGCTTACGACCAGTGCCACCGTCAAGCGATAAACCAGAAACGCCTTATTCTCACATACCTTATCACATGCAACATTATAATGGGACGCTTCCCGTCACTACAACTGCTCCAGCGACCTGAGGCAGAGGGATTAGCTGATAAGTTCCTTCCAGTTTGCCAACTCATCGTTCGTGGAGACTACATTGCTTTCCGAGATCACCTCACTGTAAACTCTCCGGCAACAGAATGGTTCGCTAGAAAAGGCATCCTCCTGCCGCTGCGAAATCGATGTGAGATACTTGTGTGGCGCTCGCTTGCACGGAAGGTCTTCATCCACGGTGGCTTCCACGGAGACCCCCAGGGCCAAGCTCAAAGAGGTCCGCCTCCATTCCTGTACCTCACAAAACTCGAAGCTGCTGTACGGTGGCTACAGGCCCAACATCCAACATCACATCCTATGCCAACCACATCTGCCTTCGGAAACAACCTTCCCTTAGCAGCAAGCAAGAGTCAATCTGGATCACAGATTGTGGCAATAGCTCCGGATCCAGACTTTGACTGCCTTGACGGCCCTGATACCAATGGGACTGCCCTCAATTCATCTTTACTGTCAAAGTACGAGGACTACTTGTGTCCAGACGGCTTTTTCGACGAGACAGGCCAATGGCAGTCAAATCCAACCAAAGCCCTAGTAGACGGCACTCCCGACTCGGACTATAGCAAGTACGAATTAAACCCGTACGCCGAGCCAACCGACGAAGGCGACAAACCCTCGCCTCTAATGCGCGAGATTGAATCGATCCTCGCTTCTCTCCTAACCCAGGGTCTGATGCGCGGGTATCTCACCCACCGGAACCCGCGATTTGCTATCCCTGGTGCGCGACTGCGCGGGGCTTTGCCCACAGGGTTCCCTAACGTCTGGAAGACGATCTATGCCCGGGAATCGGAGGATACTGGCGTTCCGGGCTGGGTTCAACCGCCGCCGACTACGACGATGGGCGTTGCTGCGGCGTTGGGGGGTGGGGGAAGAGTGGTGAATCTCTCTGGTGTGCGGCCTGTCGGAGTCCAGTAGCCTATTAGTTCGCTTATTCACGCTACTCTATGCGCACAGGTTCGCAATCACTTTACCTAACGGGCGGGACGCTAATTTGAAAGCACTATATGCTTATCTGTGCTATGGCTCCAGCAGTCTCACCACCCCTCTTTGTTCGATGCTAGAATGCGCCGCCGAGTGCGCAGGACAGAGATCAGCTAGTCGATGGACGAGGGCAGCGACAATGGTATATTCCATTCATACCGATAAAAGGCACAAGGGTTTGTACCTGATTCGTGACCATTAAAAGACCAGGGCACGAACGTGCGCTTGGTTACGAGAACGGGGGACAGTATGTGCCTCTTGAGCTCACCGAGGGGAGATCTCGATTGTCTGATCAGGTGAGATTCTTTCTATGAACAACTATTAGATTAGAAACCATTTCATTCTTGCTCAACGCTCGACCACAACCGAGAAAATTCATATCGGATTTATAGACAAGGCCTGAATTCTCAAAGTCTAAACTATTGTAAACGAACCAAGTTTTAATTTCATAATATCCATCCCACCACCACAAGATAGTCCGTTTTAAATCCAGTAACACCAAAAGGTCTAGTCCTAGCTCTTTACTCGAAGTGTTGCGCGTACCAACTACGCCTTAACCTCGATAACGATTCTCCCCTCTAGCCGAGGAGCAATGCCTGGAGTCCACTGCGGCGTGAAGAGGTCATCATTTTTGCTGTCTTCATCCATGGTCGAACTGATACCTGTTCTCCGCATCCAGCGGCGCGTCGCCCATCGCGCAAGGCGTAATCgacgttcttcctcctctgccgaCCGCGCCGGCAGCGTTACGTAGTTGGTAATAGGCCGCGGCGAAACAAGGATATCAGggtccgagtccgagtccgagtccatGGAAACATCTATATCAGgttcctctccttcgtcaATAGCAGCCTGCGCTTGGGCAAAGCGACCGTAGTAGTAATGTTGTTTGCGGCTGAGAGGAGGACGCTGGAGGCGACTGGGGACTTtttctgcatctggagaTGAGAGCGCCGAGGGTGGTTTAAGAAAACCGTTTGCTGACATGCTTTTCTGTACGTCTGCCCAGTGTCGCGTCATGCTCTTGCTTAGATTTTGCCATCGGCCCATGActttgaggctgaggaagtaTTGGCGCATTAGTGTGCTAATGAGTGTTCCACTCTCTTCGTCGACTagctcttccacctccccgCCTTCGGACTGCACGAGGAGTGAGGCGAATCCGTCCTTGCCTCGTGCCATATAACCTCGCGTGGCTAGTGTATAGCTCTCTTCGAACTGGATTTCCTTTCCGCCTATCTTGGCCCAGTTGATGCGCGAGCCGGGAGGCGCAGATGGATTGAAGCTGAACGTGATGTTGGACACCTGCGTGAAGCGGCCTTcaagagcaggaagctgGCTGACACCATTCTCTAAAGCATCTAAAAGGGCCTTGCCCTTTAGACGAAGTAGGACCACAGGGTCTTCAAATGGGAAGCAGTTTAGGATGtcgcggaggcggaggacgCCCGGAGGGTATATTTGGTCGCCACGGATGGTGCCACCAGCCATCATAGCGCAATCGGCGCGATAATAGAAACGCATAAGATCGCAGGCAAAGTTACCCAAGTTGGATTCCCCAGCACGGACAGTGGAAAAGCGCCCATCAAGCGGGCGAACAGTATAACCGATGGGCTTATCCAATTTGGCCTTAAGACTCGAAGTGAGCTTAGACACGAGTGCCATGCTCGATGGATCTTCAGGTATAGATCGGACCATGTCTCGTCGAACAATGTTGAAGTCCCATCCTCTGCCGTCCGTTTTCCGAAATGCTTCAATATAGCTCAACTGTTTGAAATCCGTACCAGAgcggaggatatggacgcCATTGAGGAATGCATGTCCGTAGAAATGATCATGTCCGCCTAATATGATATCTATCATGCCGTAGGGTATGCTTTCAGCTAGCTTATAGTCATTCGGTTCACGCTGGTGCGTAACGGCAACGATCAGCTCTGCCCCTTGCTCCCGTAGAGATGGGACGAGCTCGATCGCGGTCTTCGAAGCGGACTTATAGATAAGATCGGGAGGAAGGGAGTTGATTGTTCCTAGCCTAAGAGACACAACAAGTTAGCTTCTAGGACATGCTGTTTAAGTGTCCGGCGTACCATTCACGCTCCCCAAGGCCGATCACTCCCACTTTGATTCCGTTTGAGGACGTTAGCATGCAAGTTTTCTCGCAATTGGCAATCGGCACATCTTCACCCAATGCTGGGTCTAAGACATTGGCTAAGAGCCAAGGGAACTGGCATTGATTGCGCAAATGGCGGAACTGCGCGACACCGAAATCGAGATCATGGTTCTGTTGATTGTCAGATTATCCGCCGAGGCTTCGTCGAGCTGGGGCGCAACAACGCACTCACCCCTACACAAGCTACATTGGTCCCAGCTTTGTTCAGAAAAGGCACCATGTGCCTCCCTTTTGTGACCGTGCTCTCTAGACTGGGATTGAATGCGtcgccggagaagaaggtgagaGGGGTAGGTTGTCCGTCGAAGCTAGGATGTGATCGATAGTGGTTGATTACGGACTGAAATCGAGGGGCGCCGCCTACTGGTTCAGCAGAACCTGGTCTATGGTATTACATGCTCAATTAGCCCAAGTTCAAAGAATATGTGACGAcaagagagcaagaaggaggaaagatTAGGCACGTAGCGTACTCAACATGATAGACGTCATTGTAGTGGATAAGGCGGAGGTCGGGATTGCCGCTACGATTAGAAGAGTATGTCACGGATGAGCCATCGGCTCTGTCAGAAGACATGCTGGAAGCTAATGTAGCGAAGTCTATTTACCCCGGAGGGACGGAGttgaaggaaaagaagaccGACTTTGTTTGGGCCCTGACCGCGATCAAGATGCGGGACAAGTTGATGTAAGGCTCCCAGGCACACATAATGCCCCGCCAATCAGGGATGGGATTCGTGGAGGATCGACGAGACTACTTTAGTTGGAATCTGAAGAAAGCTACCGCGAAGTCTACGAAATACAGTACTAACCTGGCAGACCCGGTAACGATGCGAAAGAAAATTCCTATTGGAAGTCGCTGTTGTACAACTGAGCTGAGAAGATATGCAAAGGGAGCGATGACCCATAATCCGAAAAACCGTCAGTTCAACTCAATGCGGGAAAATACCAGATCTCCAATCATAACACATCAATGTCGTAAGTCACATAAACTCCTCTTGCAGTGGAGTGTACGGGGAGTGGAAAAAGGAGCAAATCGCGACAGTAGCCTGGGGAGACAGATCGAGAATCAAAAGAAATATCAATGAGGTCTCTCCGCTACCGTCCACCGTCGACCTGTATGGGCCGACCGCTCTTTGTTTAGCGGCCCACTTCGCCAAAGACCACGCTGAGATAAAGTTCGCTGTGGTATTTGTCCTGAGCATGCGGAATCACCGGAAGTCGGTGACGAAATTTCACTGGCCCCATCCATTCcagagatggaggatgatgatgttgcAGAGAGCGGACTGCCGAAATTGGGAACCAGATCATCCACTGTATCACGGTCGCGAGAAACAGATTTCCAAAGCCCCGACGAGGGTCTGGACGTTGTCCATGATTGTAAGCCCATACCTGCTTTCAGCGACTGCCCCATGATAATGGGGCCTGAGGAAATTGTCGAACGGTGCCGATACGAAGAAATGGGCGAGGTCGGTATACTACTTGTCGAAGGAGAGCGGAGAGAGGTAGGTGATCGGGCGGAGGTAGTAATGGGGCTTGTTCCGGGGCGCAGATGGTCTGTTGAAGCTACCTCGACCAGGTTATAGTGCTCGGGCCCCGATGTTCTACTGAGCAAGTCGTACTTCTTTGCCCGCTCGCCGTTCCGCGTCAAATCCTTCACGTAATCTTTACGAACAGCGAGAGTGAGAGAAGCTGTCGGGACGTTCACCAGCGCTGGCTCTCCTGACAGGGCGCCAATTAAGGCGTTGCAGCCCGCCCCATGAGTTACAAGAATCAAGATAGTATCGACCGCCGAttcctctgcttcatttTGTCCCAAAAATTGGAGCTGTGAACGAGTCCGACGGTGACCAAGCGGTGCGgaagcatcatcatcctggTACCACGAGATGATACGGTTGATGCCGCTCCTGAAGCGGGTGAGCATGGTACTCCATTCATCCCCATATTCACCCCCGCTGCCCCAGTTCTGGGGCTCACGCATGCTGTCCCACTGATAATCAACCAGGACACAGTTGTCACGAGCATGGGTCACATAACCGTCTGGAATAGGATTTGAGGGCGATATCGCATAACTCGGGACGGGCGGTGCATATGCCGCGC
It includes:
- a CDS encoding uncharacterized protein (transcript_id=CADANIAT00003758), which gives rise to MAFQGTPVLDRFLTSLAEIVRDRDGAKLQDFLQIEPPLPDVYRQMVDELRQHYANGSTKEAELLRRCEGLVPKSKGSSAWTAFPTFMKLYFCFLRDVNVDNLLETYDMLKMLLNQCVMALGDSQFGIVVLPTVLYLSKVLAKLAMGLDRRPELIAHLLRLEGGADQDESTEKVTLVEKSANVVREAFIKCLTDRSGTPGVHGKPEGKRVGIYLMANLCLKLLFQCGKLRNAEQMFASISAQSPPLKHFPASQRVTYLYYLGRYLFSNNLFFPAQIALQSAYDQCHRQAINQKRLILTYLITCNIIMGRFPSLQLLQRPEAEGLADKFLPVCQLIVRGDYIAFRDHLTVNSPATEWFARKGILLPLRNRCEILVWRSLARKVFIHGGFHGDPQGQAQRGPPPFLYLTKLEAAVRWLQAQHPTSHPMPTTSAFGNNLPLAASKSQSGSQIVAIAPDPDFDCLDGPDTNGTALNSSLLSKYEDYLCPDGFFDETGQWQSNPTKALVDGTPDSDYSKYELNPYAEPTDEGDKPSPLMREIESILASLLTQGLMRGYLTHRNPRFAIPGARLRGALPTGFPNVWKTIYARESEDTGVPGWVQPPPTTTMGVAAALGGGGRVVNLSGVRPVGVQ
- a CDS encoding putative 5'-nucleotidase (transcript_id=CADANIAT00003759), translated to MSSDRADGSSVTYSSNRSGNPDLRLIHYNDVYHVEPGSAEPVGGAPRFQSVINHYRSHPSFDGQPTPLTFFSGDAFNPSLESTVTKGRHMVPFLNKAGTNVACVGNHDLDFGVAQFRHLRNQCQFPWLLANVLDPALGEDVPIANCEKTCMLTSSNGIKVGVIGLGEREWLGTINSLPPDLIYKSASKTAIELVPSLREQGAELIVAVTHQREPNDYKLAESIPYGMIDIILGGHDHFYGHAFLNGVHILRSGTDFKQLSYIEAFRKTDGRGWDFNIVRRDMVRSIPEDPSSMALVSKLTSSLKAKLDKPIGYTVRPLDGRFSTVRAGESNLGNFACDLMRFYYRADCAMMAGGTIRGDQIYPPGVLRLRDILNCFPFEDPVVLLRLKGKALLDALENGVSQLPALEGRFTQVSNITFSFNPSAPPGSRINWAKIGGKEIQFEESYTLATRGYMARGKDGFASLLVQSEGGEVEELVDEESGTLISTLMRQYFLSLKVMGRWQNLSKSMTRHWADVQKSMSANGFLKPPSALSSPDAEKVPSRLQRPPLSRKQHYYYGRFAQAQAAIDEGEEPDIDVSMDSDSDSDPDILVSPRPITNYVTLPARSAEEEERRLRLARWATRRWMRRTGISSTMDEDSKNDDLFTPQWTPGIAPRLEGRIVIEVKA
- a CDS encoding uncharacterized protein (transcript_id=CADANIAT00003760), which produces MGKPPAAIFIVRHGARLDAANKEWHLTSPTPYDPPLSYGGWLQSRALGARIINEVRALEDQLDRPAQGDHDPIAHSHRLRERKQKRRIIIHTSPFLRCVQTAIAISSGISQNHNDIESLRQSRVASSQSNGIPASDSATSPEPETPQGSSRCLLRVDACLGEWLNTEYFENIAPPPKSERMVANAKTELLRRDESVIPIADTQPTPTVGHFPGGWGSPVSAPDEEDRKFEVESSSATTNGPAQRNRSGSYDSFRAVDTPWGRKILKINTDVSSNPGAAYAPPVPSYAISPSNPIPDGYVTHARDNCVLVDYQWDSMREPQNWGSGGEYGDEWSTMLTRFRSGINRIISWYQDDDASAPLGHRRTRSQLQFLGQNEAEESAVDTILILVTHGAGCNALIGALSGEPALVNVPTASLTLAVRKDYVKDLTRNGERAKKYDLLSRTSGPEHYNLVEVASTDHLRPGTSPITTSARSPTSLRSPSTSSIPTSPISSYRHRSTISSGPIIMGQSLKAGMGLQSWTTSRPSSGLWKSVSRDRDTVDDLVPNFGSPLSATSSSSISGMDGASEISSPTSGDSACSGQIPQRTLSQRGLWRSGPLNKERSAHTGRRWTVAERPH